Proteins encoded in a region of the Populus alba chromosome 13, ASM523922v2, whole genome shotgun sequence genome:
- the LOC118054021 gene encoding peroxidase 4 produces the protein MARPSSFSSCMVIFTLAFLAIFTSHSSAQLSTNFYSKSCPKVFGAVKSVVQSAVSKERRMGASLVRLFFHDCFVKGCDGSILLEDTSSFTGEQTARPNNNSVRGYNVVAKIKSQVEKVCPGIVSCADIVAIAARDSTVILGGPFWDVKLGRRDSKTASLSAANSGVIPPPTSTLSNLINRFNSKGLSVKDMVALSGSHTIGQARCTSFRARIYNETNIDSSFANTRQKKCPFPGPKGDNNLAPLDVQTPTAFDNNYYKNLISQKGLLHSDQVLFNGGSTDSLVRTYSRNPKTFSSDFVTAMIKMGDIDPLTGSQGEIRKICSKPN, from the exons ATGGCTAGACCTagttccttttcttcttgtatGGTCATCTTTACGTTAGCTTTCCTTGCGATCTTCACAAGTCACTCCTCAGCTCAACTCTCAACAAATTTTTACTCCAAGAGTTGTCCAAAAGTCTTTGGTGCAGTGAAATCTGTTGTTCAATCTGCAGTGTCAAAAGAGCGCCGGATGGGTGCTTCTCTTGTTCGCTTGTTCTTTCATGATTGTTTTGTCAAA GGTTGTGATGGGTCAATACTTCTGGAGGATACTTCCTCCTTCACTGGAGAACAAACTGCTCGTCCAAATAATAATTCTGTGAGGGGATATAATGTTGTTGCCAAGATTAAGTCTCAGGTGGAGAAAGTCTGCCCAGGCATAGTTTCATGTGCTGATATCGTAGCCATTGCTGCTCGTGACTCTACTGTGATT CTTGGAGGTCCATTTTGGGATGTAAAACTTGGAAGAAGGGATTCCAAGACAGCTAGCCTTTCTGCTGCCAACAGTGGGGTCATCCCTCCTCCAACTTCTACGCTTAGCAACCTCATCAATCGGTTTAATAGTAAAGGCCTCTCCGTCAAGGACATGGTTGCCTTATCCG GATCCCACACAATCGGGCAAGCAAGGTGCACAAGCTTTAGAGCTCGCatatacaatgagaccaacattgaTAGTTCATTTGCTAACACGAGGCAAAAGAAATGTCCATTTCCTGGACCAAAAGGAGACAACAATTTAGCACCCTTGGATGTCCAAACTCCTACAGCATTTGACAACAATTACTACAAGAATCTCATCAGCCAAAAGGGTCTCCTTCACTCTGATCAAGTTCTGTTTAATGGTGGATCAACAGATTCTTTGGTTAGAACTTACAGCAGGAATCCTAAAACCTTCAGTTCTGACTTCGTCACAGCCATGATTAAGATGGGAGATATTGATCCCCTTACTGGATCCCAGGGTGAAATTAGGAAGATATGTAGCAAGCCAAATTAA
- the LOC118054023 gene encoding biogenesis of lysosome-related organelles complex 1 subunit 1: MNSPQRLSARPRRPHLPENEKPPQPNPTGNDLESSLLQIFTDHHHTSLLLRETTVIETEKAKKEAARVADLLVDKVNGGVQESFVNEKRIEMEIRGLAASIVRFMKQSDQWLAATHSINTAIKEIGDFENWMKTMEYDCKSITTAIHNIHKE; the protein is encoded by the exons ATGAACTCACCGCAGCGTCTATCAGCGCGTCCGCGCAGGCCGCACTTACCGGAGAATGAAAAGCCACCGCAACCGAACCCAACCGGCAACGACCTAGAGTCATCTCTCCTCCAAATCTTCACCGATCACCACCACACCTCCCTTCTTCTCCGGGAAACCACGG tgATTGAGACAGAGAAAGCGAAGAAAGAAGCGGCGAGAGTGGCGGATTTGTTGGTGGATAAAGTGAATGGCGGAGTGCAAGAATCGTTTGTTAATGAGAAGAGAATTGAGATGGAGATTAGAGGTTTAGCAGCAAGTATTGTAAGGTTTATGAAGCAGAGTGATCAGTGGCTTGCTGCTACTCATTCCATTAATACTGCTATTAAG GAGATTGGGGACTTTGAGAACTGGATGAAGACAATGGAGTATGACTGTAAAAGCATAACCACTGCGATACACAACATTCACAAAGAATGA
- the LOC118054022 gene encoding peroxidase RIP1, protein MAALQSFLYFATLVAILIPVSAQLTPDFYDKVCPQALPIIRYITKQAILREPRMGASLLRMHFHDCFVNGCDGSVLLDDTANFTGEKTALPNLNSLRGFEVVDQIKSAVNRACYANVVSCADILAVAARDSVNLLGGPAYKVLLGRRDSRTASKNDANTNLPPPFFNFSQLLSNFQSHGLNLTDLVVLSAGHTIGLARCTTFRNRIYNDTNINYNFAASLKIRCPRTGGDNNTNPLDSTTTRFDSQYFRDLLAKKGLLHSDQELFKGDGSGSDPLVKYYGYINPDRFLTDFSASMIKMGNMKPLVGTNGEIRMNCRKVNN, encoded by the exons ATGGCTGCTCTACAATCTTTCTTGTATTTTGCAACATTAGTGGCTATTTTGATCCCTGTAAGTGCACAGTTGACACCTGACTTCTACGACAAAGTGTGCCCTCAGGCCCTGCCAATCATTAGATATATTACTAAGCAGGCAATCCTGCGTGAGCCACGTATGGGAGCTTCGCTGCTTCGAATGCATTTTCATGACTGCTTTGTCAAT GGTTGTGATGGATCAGTGCTTCTAGACGACACAGCCAACTTCACCGGCGAGAAGACTGCCCTGCCCAATTTGAATTCACTTAGGGGCTTTGAGGTGGTTGACCAAATTAAATCAGCTGTTAACAGAGCTTGCTATGCCAATGTGGTCTCATGCGCAGACATTTTAGCTGTTGCAGCTCGTGACTCTGTGAACCTT CTGGGAGGTCCTGCGTACAAGGTGTTACTAGGCAGAAGAGATTCAAGAACTGCAAGCAAAAACGATGCAAACACCAATCTTCCTCCCCCATTTTTTAACTTCTCACAACTTCTCTCTAACTTCCAATCTCATGGGCTAAACCTGACGGACCTAGTTGTCCTCTCAGCAGGCCACACCATTGGACTTGCTCGGTGCACCACTTTCCGCAACAGGATTTATAACGACACCAATATAAACTACAATTTTGCTGCTTCCTTGAAAATTCGCTGCCCAAGAACTGGAGGGGACAATAACACGAACCCTCTTGATTCAACCACAACAAGATTTGATTCACAATATTTCAGGGATTTGCTTGCCAAAAAAGGTCTCCTACATTCTGACCAAGAGCTGTTTAAGGGTGATGGTAGTGGTAGCGATCCGCTAGTGAAGTATTATGGTTACATTAATCCAGACAGATTTCTGACTGACTTCTCTGCTTCCATGATCAAGATGGGAAATATGAAGCCCCTCGTTGGAACTAATGGAGAGATCAGAATGAATTGCAGAAAAGTTAATAACTAG
- the LOC118054024 gene encoding LOW QUALITY PROTEIN: transcription factor RF2b-like (The sequence of the model RefSeq protein was modified relative to this genomic sequence to represent the inferred CDS: deleted 2 bases in 1 codon), translating into METRDPLSKPPQNSDLPKPYNPNPNPTVSTSSSSSSSSMFNNIRGGAHHRRAHSEMSFRLPEDMTTMMMDLHPSDQINGGNGNGNGIGNGNGNGNGNGGSSTGSLEEIGSEDDLFSTYIDVDKLTGGNNGNETGVGNQNDNDNTINGEKGGVSGGSGPGSGTSRPKHRHSYSVDGSVFGGGEVMEAKKAMPPDKLAELWSIDPKRAKRILANRQSAARSKERKARYILELERKVQTLQTEATTLSAQLSLFQRDTTGLSTENTELKLRLQAMEQQAQLRDALNEALKKEVERLKIATGEMLSPSDSYNLGMHQMPFTRSNFFPLPLQPGPAGHPNMQLPSFTHSPSSMSTRHIHQVDSQSLSDYMQNDPLGRLQGLDISNKGSNIVKSEGPSLSASESSTTF; encoded by the exons atggaaACTCGAGATCCACTATCTAAACCACCACAAAATTCAGATCTACCAAAACCCTACAACCCCAACCCTAACCCCACtgtatcaacttcttcttcttcatcttcttcttcaatgtTCAACAACATTCGAGGTGGAGCCCACCATCGGAGGGCACATTCAGAGATGAGTTTTAGATTACCAGAAGACATGACAACGATGATGATGGATCTCCATCCCTCAGATCAAATTAATGGCGGTAATGGTAATGGTAATGGTATTGGTAATGGTAATGGTAATGGTAATGGTAATGGTGGGTCTTCAACTGGAAGCTTAGAAGAGATCGGATCAGAGGATGATTTGTTCTCTACCTACATCGATGTTGATAAGCTAACTGGAGGCAATAATGGGAATGAAACTGGAGTGGGAAATCAGAATGACAATGATAATACCATAAATGGAGAGAAAGGTGGGGTTTCGGGT GGGTCGGGTCCCGGTTCCGGTACTTCTAGGCCTAAGCATAGGCATAGTTATTCGGTGGATGGGAGTGTCTTTGGTGGGGGAGAGGTGATGGAGGCTAAGAAAGCAATGCCGCCTGATAAGTTAGCCGAGCTTTGGTCTATTGATCCTAAAAGAGCTAAAAG GATACTGGCAAATAGGCAGTCTGCTGCTCGCTCTAAAGAGAGGAAGGCCCGGTACATACTAGAACTCGAGCGCAAAGTTCAAACCCTCCAAACAGAAGCAACCACTCTTTCTGCACAACTATCTCTATTTCAG AGGGACACTACTGGTCTAAGCACAGAAAACACAGAGCTTAAGCTTCGGTTACAAGCTATGGAGCAACAGGCCCAATTGCGTGATG CTCTGAATGAAGCACTGAAGAAGGAAGTAGAGAGGCTCAAGATTGCCACTGGGGAAATGTTAAGCCCTTCCGATTCATACAACTTGGGAATGCACCAAATGCCCTTCACCCGGTCCAACTTTTTCCCACTTCCTTTGCAACCAGGACCTGCTGGTCACCCAAACATGCAATTACCTTCATTTACTCATTCTCCATCTAGTATGTCCACCCGCCATATACATCAGGTTGATTCTCAGAGCCTCTCAGACTATATGCAGAATGACCCTCTCGGACGGTTGCAGGGGCTTGATATCAGTAACAAAGGATCAAATATTGTAAAGTCAGAAGGCCCCTCGCTTTCTGCAAGTGAAAGTAGCACCACATTTTGA